The proteins below come from a single Tachysurus fulvidraco isolate hzauxx_2018 chromosome 26, HZAU_PFXX_2.0, whole genome shotgun sequence genomic window:
- the si:dkey-17o15.2 gene encoding UAP56-interacting factor yields MGDSEFSEPMDESQADKIDMSLDEIIKLNKMEQKANRAANRARSRRVTNRNNVLRKLNQTPQAQRGLRRGSLHYQGPFRSRGLNRSRGFGRPSGLSPLNRASTKTGEYQNESAALGIRGSFRGRGRGKGRGGLSRGALSARGQRVPQRGGRPFVLDREFSAARGTGKLERYQKIRSQETPSTSTSTPGTTLTVSLPNEKPPPVTQVRPQRGDTVLGGRSPEAVSSRPTPKGIQLHFNYKATTNQTQLSLNERFTSLRMRGRGPRINRESGRGRGRGPGRGRGDISTGRGRGRGVMNEAPVMMRGGRGRGRARGRARGRARGRARGEGRTVFLQ; encoded by the exons ATGGGAGACAGCGAGTTCTCAGAACCGATGGACGAGTCTCAAGCGGACAAAATCGACATGTCACTCG aTGAAATCATCAAGCTGAATAAAATGGAGCAGAAAGCAAACAGAGCTGCGAACAGGGCAAGAAGCAGGCGTGTTACAAACAGGAATAATGTACTGAGGAAGCTTAACCAGACACCACAGGCACAGAGAGGCCTCAGACGTGGTTCGCTGCATTATCAGG GGCCATTTAGGTCACGTGGGCTAAACAGAAGCAGAGGTTTTGGGAGACCGAGTGGCCTGAGTCCTCTCAACAGAGCTAGTACTAAG acaGGAGAATATCAAAATGAAAGTGCGGCCTTAGGAATTAGAGGCTCGTTCcgtgggagagggagaggaaaagGACGAGGAGGATTGAGCAG AGGAGCTTTGTCAGCAAGAGGTCAGCGAGTTCCCCAGAGAGGTGGAAGACCATTTGTATTAGACAGAGAA tTTTCTGCTGCGAGAGGCACTGGCAAATTGGAAAGATATCAAAAAATAAGAAG TCAGGAAACgccatctacatctacatctactcCCGGGACAACGTTAACCGTGTCGCTGCCCAATGAAAAACCACCACCTGTGACTCA GGTGAGGCCTCAGCGGGGGGATACCGTGTTAGGGGGCAGGTCACCTGAGGCAGTGAGCAGTAGACCAACACCCAAAGGCATCCAACTGCACTTCAATTACAAAGCAACCACCAAccag ACCCAGCTATCCTTGAACGAGCGCTTCACTAGCTTGAGGATGAGAGGACGTGGCCCGAGGATAAATAGAGAAAGTGGGAGGGGCCGTGGGCGGGGACCGGGACGAGGACGAGGAGATATTAGCACAGGAAGAGGTCGAGGAAGGGGTGTGATGAATGAAGCACCGGTAATGATGAGAGGTGGAAGAGGACGAGGAAGGGCTAGAGGAAGAGCTAGAGGAAGGGCTAGAGGAAGAGCTAGAGGTGAAGGCCGAACCGTCTTTCTACAGTGA